One Luteibacter sp. 9135 DNA segment encodes these proteins:
- a CDS encoding zinc-dependent peptidase — MGVLSSWLARFRAPIPPIDDTLWAQAVSRLPLARALDPPRARYLRELAAVFLHTKRFHALGGAVLDDFWRLAIAMQASLPALPHGPKAFKGWTNVLVYPGQFNVRRSRHDPPTGVVTESDDTLIGEAWERGPMVLSLADVALDIEAPWDGVNVIVHEMAHKLDMLARPANGVPPLPPGIDRREWIATMQRGFERLSRAADRGRETTIDPYGAEAPEEYFAVTSEMHFSQPAALREAEPAVARLLEAFYGPSPADQG, encoded by the coding sequence TTGGGCGTTCTTTCCTCGTGGCTTGCGCGTTTTCGCGCGCCGATTCCTCCGATCGACGACACGTTATGGGCGCAGGCGGTGTCACGGTTGCCGCTGGCACGCGCACTGGACCCACCGCGTGCGCGCTACTTGCGCGAACTGGCCGCCGTCTTCCTGCACACCAAACGGTTCCACGCGCTGGGCGGCGCGGTGCTGGACGACTTCTGGCGACTGGCCATCGCCATGCAGGCCAGCCTCCCCGCCCTGCCGCATGGGCCGAAGGCCTTCAAGGGCTGGACCAACGTGCTGGTCTATCCGGGGCAGTTCAACGTGCGACGCAGCCGCCACGACCCGCCGACCGGCGTGGTGACCGAGAGCGACGACACGTTGATCGGCGAAGCATGGGAACGGGGACCGATGGTGCTCTCGCTCGCCGATGTCGCGCTGGATATCGAGGCGCCGTGGGACGGTGTCAATGTGATCGTGCACGAGATGGCGCACAAGCTGGACATGCTGGCGCGCCCGGCCAACGGTGTGCCGCCCCTGCCGCCGGGCATCGATCGGCGCGAGTGGATCGCCACCATGCAGCGCGGCTTCGAACGCCTGTCGCGCGCCGCGGACCGTGGGCGCGAAACGACCATCGACCCCTACGGCGCGGAAGCTCCCGAGGAATATTTCGCGGTGACCAGCGAGATGCATTTTTCGCAGCCGGCGGCGCTACGTGAGGCGGAGCCGGCGGTGGCCCGGCTGCTCGAGGCCTTCTATGGACCCTCACCAGCCGATCAGGGCTGA
- a CDS encoding ATP-binding protein, which translates to MDNASPIKRRPLSLAARAALATGFALAAFLGLTGLAQNKANYASELSAMHDRLHNYAIAYITGTDITRAGKVTTPDSQPSPDFSRPGSGLYAIIVGNEGFRWESSSALGRDFDFVRMLAPGETAFEPVETRSGKLYVFSYGVSLDSTDKRSVPLTFAVAQTEDQFERQVATYRRTQFLWLAMLGMMLMLLQLFLLRWSLLPLRRVSSDLAHIERGARDHLDGPYPMELTVLTKRLNAFIDSEREQRTRYRDTLADLAHSLKTPLAVVRSQLENDADARSLRGDILEQVRKMDELVAYQLSRAATSGRRTIASVEPIAGHAEDLVQSLEKVYAAKNVLCEFEIEEGVTFPGEQGDLLELMGNLVENAFKWASHRVLLTARSVAKVRGRAGLELIVEDDGPGIPDDKIDLILQRGVRGDERVQGHGIGLSIVQDIVKAYQGELHVDHSEELGGARFSVRIPPA; encoded by the coding sequence ATGGATAACGCTTCACCGATCAAACGACGGCCGTTGTCGCTGGCCGCGCGCGCCGCGCTGGCCACCGGCTTCGCGCTGGCCGCGTTCCTTGGCCTCACCGGCCTGGCGCAGAACAAGGCCAACTACGCCTCCGAGCTATCGGCCATGCACGACCGGCTGCACAACTACGCCATCGCGTATATCACCGGTACGGATATCACCCGCGCCGGCAAGGTCACCACCCCGGACAGCCAGCCCAGCCCCGACTTCTCGCGACCGGGCTCGGGTCTGTACGCCATCATCGTCGGCAACGAGGGCTTTCGCTGGGAATCATCGTCGGCGCTGGGCCGCGATTTCGATTTCGTGCGTATGCTGGCGCCGGGCGAGACGGCCTTCGAGCCGGTGGAAACCCGCAGCGGCAAGCTGTACGTCTTCAGTTACGGCGTGTCGCTGGATAGCACCGACAAGCGCAGCGTGCCGCTGACCTTCGCGGTGGCGCAGACGGAAGACCAGTTCGAGCGGCAGGTGGCGACGTACCGCCGCACGCAATTCCTCTGGCTGGCCATGCTGGGCATGATGCTGATGCTGCTGCAGCTGTTCCTGCTGCGCTGGAGCCTGTTGCCGCTGCGTCGCGTGTCCAGTGATCTCGCCCACATCGAGCGCGGCGCGCGCGACCACCTGGACGGCCCCTACCCGATGGAGCTGACGGTGCTGACCAAGCGCCTCAATGCCTTCATCGACAGCGAGCGCGAGCAGCGCACGCGTTACCGCGACACCCTGGCCGACCTGGCGCATAGCCTGAAGACGCCGCTGGCCGTGGTGCGCTCGCAGCTGGAAAACGATGCCGACGCCCGCAGCCTGCGCGGGGATATCCTCGAACAGGTGCGCAAGATGGACGAACTGGTCGCCTACCAGTTGTCGCGGGCGGCCACCTCGGGCCGTCGCACCATCGCCTCGGTCGAGCCGATCGCCGGGCATGCGGAAGACCTGGTGCAAAGCCTGGAGAAGGTCTACGCCGCCAAGAACGTGCTGTGCGAATTCGAGATCGAGGAAGGCGTGACCTTCCCGGGCGAGCAGGGCGACCTGCTCGAACTGATGGGCAACCTGGTCGAGAACGCCTTCAAATGGGCCTCGCATCGTGTGTTGCTTACCGCGCGCTCGGTGGCGAAGGTGCGCGGTCGGGCCGGCCTGGAGTTGATCGTGGAAGACGACGGCCCGGGGATCCCCGACGACAAGATCGACCTGATCCTGCAGCGCGGTGTCCGTGGCGACGAGCGGGTGCAGGGCCACGGCATCGGTTTGTCCATCGTGCAGGACATCGTCAAGGCGTACCAGGGCGAACTGCACGTCGACCATTCCGAGGAACTGGGCGGCGCCCGCTTCAGCGTGCGCATCCCGCCGGCCTGA
- a CDS encoding Fic family protein, translating into MQAVALHHRLTVIHPFPNGNGRCLRVMADLFMQRHGAEPFSWGPSPHGAAVRQQYLTAIARQTPEKCNRYWRSCAADGSFISASSHALPTAQAHPRQTRKTRRNYSLWWLRVRHGEQQSER; encoded by the coding sequence ATGCAAGCGGTCGCCCTGCACCACAGACTGACCGTCATCCATCCTTTCCCGAATGGGAATGGTCGTTGCTTACGTGTGATGGCCGACCTCTTCATGCAGCGTCATGGTGCCGAGCCTTTCAGCTGGGGGCCGTCACCACATGGTGCGGCCGTGAGGCAGCAGTACCTGACTGCCATCGCCAGGCAGACGCCGGAGAAATGCAACCGCTATTGGCGTTCGTGCGCAGCTGACGGCAGCTTCATTTCTGCGTCCAGCCATGCCTTGCCTACGGCCCAGGCACACCCTCGCCAGACTAGAAAGACTCGAAGAAATTACTCTCTGTGGTGGCTGCGCGTTCGTCATGGCGAGCAACAAAGCGAACGGTAA
- a CDS encoding S10 family peptidase: protein MRVPCRAILASLWLSVAVASLHAEVPSSPAVAATAEESADPAQVVTQHEGRFGGVDVRYVATAGLTPIFDDDGKPEAKIFSVAYTAKVKDPGRRPVTFLFNGGPGSASFWIQMGALGPRIIALDGPAGRGDLSSPGAALVDNPDALLDISDLVFIDPVGTGYSHAVGAKKNDDFYKISTDGSSVAKFIRTWLTENKRWQSPRFVGGESYGTIRTAMIVDDDAFMTFNGAILISQGLDWGTVMMPPGYDRGYELFLPSYSAAAWFYHRFGGQHAGSVADAVAESEAFASRDYTAALSQGSHLDAAERDRVAARLAKLTGIPEDEWVRSNLRIAPDTFRRLLLRDQGVRIARFDARYTTGSASVFDPQETFDPSLSAAGLPYLNAMRGYLGTELQVKATRPYVGVLPGDWTYDLDNGAFVNPAPKIGAAMTRNPGMHLFVASGYYDFSSPVSSAQYNIGHAGIPTDRVDMKYYPTGHMMYLEPEYRQHLLSDMRSFIVKTMSDEAGK, encoded by the coding sequence ATGCGAGTACCGTGCCGCGCCATCCTGGCGTCCCTGTGGCTGAGCGTTGCCGTCGCCTCGCTGCATGCGGAAGTGCCGTCGTCTCCAGCGGTCGCCGCGACCGCCGAAGAGAGCGCCGATCCCGCCCAAGTCGTCACGCAACATGAAGGCCGGTTCGGCGGCGTCGACGTTCGATACGTCGCGACGGCTGGTCTTACGCCTATTTTCGATGACGACGGCAAGCCGGAAGCGAAAATCTTTTCCGTTGCCTATACGGCGAAGGTGAAAGATCCGGGTAGGCGTCCGGTAACGTTCCTTTTCAACGGGGGCCCCGGCTCCGCGTCGTTCTGGATCCAGATGGGCGCGCTCGGTCCGAGGATCATCGCGCTCGACGGTCCGGCCGGTCGAGGCGACCTGTCGAGTCCGGGCGCGGCGTTGGTCGACAATCCCGATGCCCTGCTCGACATCAGCGATCTCGTATTCATCGACCCGGTCGGCACAGGCTACAGTCATGCCGTCGGCGCGAAGAAGAACGACGACTTCTACAAGATCAGCACCGACGGCTCGTCGGTCGCCAAGTTCATCCGCACATGGCTGACCGAAAACAAGCGTTGGCAATCGCCCCGGTTCGTCGGCGGTGAATCCTACGGAACGATCCGCACGGCGATGATCGTCGATGACGATGCGTTCATGACCTTCAACGGTGCAATCCTGATCTCGCAGGGGCTCGATTGGGGCACGGTGATGATGCCGCCGGGCTACGATCGCGGCTACGAACTGTTCCTGCCAAGTTACTCGGCCGCCGCCTGGTTTTACCACCGCTTCGGTGGGCAGCATGCCGGTTCGGTGGCCGATGCCGTGGCGGAAAGCGAAGCCTTCGCATCGCGCGACTACACCGCCGCTCTCTCCCAGGGCAGCCACCTCGATGCCGCCGAACGCGATCGTGTCGCGGCTCGTCTGGCGAAGCTGACGGGAATCCCCGAGGATGAGTGGGTTCGGTCGAACCTCCGGATCGCTCCGGATACGTTTCGCCGCCTCCTGTTGCGCGATCAGGGCGTCAGGATCGCGCGCTTCGATGCGCGCTACACGACCGGAAGCGCCTCGGTCTTCGATCCGCAGGAAACCTTTGATCCGTCATTATCGGCGGCCGGGCTGCCATACCTGAATGCGATGCGCGGGTATCTCGGGACGGAACTCCAGGTGAAGGCGACGAGGCCCTATGTCGGTGTGCTTCCCGGCGATTGGACCTACGATCTCGACAATGGCGCTTTCGTCAATCCGGCGCCGAAGATCGGAGCGGCGATGACCCGCAATCCCGGCATGCACCTGTTCGTCGCGTCGGGTTACTACGATTTCTCGTCGCCGGTTTCTTCGGCGCAGTACAACATCGGGCACGCCGGCATCCCGACGGACCGTGTTGACATGAAGTACTACCCGACGGGGCACATGATGTATCTCGAGCCGGAGTACCGACAGCATCTGCTTAGCGATATGCGGTCGTTCATCGTGAAGACGATGTCGGATGAAGCTGGCAAATAG
- a CDS encoding J domain-containing protein: MNWMDIVVIGICLAIGYKFVSAMMATPKGEAAAAPDRKAPLQLDTRRPWYDVLGVAPDASRHEIDTAYQSLIAQYHPDKFTQHGEDIREIARVRAKELSAAYYLGCSLRPD; encoded by the coding sequence ATGAACTGGATGGACATCGTGGTCATCGGCATCTGCCTGGCCATCGGCTACAAGTTCGTCTCGGCGATGATGGCGACACCCAAGGGTGAGGCGGCCGCCGCACCGGACCGCAAGGCGCCCCTGCAACTGGATACGCGACGCCCTTGGTACGACGTGCTGGGCGTGGCGCCGGACGCGAGTCGCCACGAGATCGACACGGCGTACCAGTCACTGATTGCGCAGTACCACCCGGACAAGTTCACGCAACACGGCGAGGACATCCGCGAGATCGCCCGGGTGCGGGCGAAAGAGTTGAGTGCTGCTTACTACCTTGGGTGCTCGTTGCGCCCGGATTGA
- a CDS encoding plasmid replication/partition related protein — translation MHIVVNEELKAYIDPLSADEYEALERSLLAEGCRDALVLWGDTLVDGHNRYGICRKHDIPFNTVQHDRFQSIDDVHLWMIEQHLGRRSVSDFQRGVLALRKREILAERRARAAANGGEDSPDVPFDTEGAQPAMAKPARVNPNDSRKEIAREARISSNQVGMIEKIRKEAAPEVVAAVKAGSLSISAAAAVATLPEDEQRAAATGGDAELKQAAKRVRESKRKPREKPSDDVLALREQVADLEAENRNLRREIDTLRARLGERPVDPDEEPAE, via the coding sequence ATGCATATCGTCGTCAACGAAGAACTCAAGGCCTATATCGACCCGTTGTCCGCGGACGAGTACGAGGCGCTGGAGCGCAGCCTGCTCGCCGAGGGCTGCCGCGACGCGCTGGTGCTCTGGGGCGACACCCTGGTCGATGGCCACAACCGCTACGGCATCTGCCGGAAGCACGATATCCCGTTCAACACCGTGCAGCACGACCGTTTCCAGTCCATCGACGACGTGCACCTGTGGATGATCGAGCAGCACCTGGGCCGACGCAGCGTCTCGGATTTCCAGCGCGGCGTGCTGGCCCTGCGCAAGCGGGAGATCCTGGCCGAGCGCCGGGCACGCGCCGCCGCCAACGGCGGCGAGGACAGCCCGGACGTACCGTTCGACACCGAGGGCGCGCAGCCCGCGATGGCGAAGCCGGCCCGGGTCAACCCGAACGACAGCCGCAAGGAAATCGCCCGCGAGGCGCGGATCAGCAGCAACCAGGTCGGCATGATCGAAAAGATCCGCAAGGAGGCTGCTCCCGAGGTGGTCGCCGCGGTGAAGGCGGGCTCGCTGTCGATCAGCGCCGCGGCGGCGGTGGCCACCCTGCCCGAGGACGAGCAGCGCGCGGCGGCCACCGGCGGCGATGCCGAACTCAAGCAGGCCGCCAAGCGGGTGCGCGAGTCCAAGCGCAAGCCGCGCGAGAAACCGAGTGACGACGTCCTGGCGCTGCGCGAGCAGGTGGCCGACCTGGAAGCGGAGAACCGCAACCTGCGCCGCGAGATCGATACGCTGCGCGCCCGGCTGGGCGAGCGTCCCGTGGACCCCGACGAGGAGCCGGCGGAGTAA
- a CDS encoding DUF2167 domain-containing protein gives MTVFARNWAAALALFVFTTLAHAAGVSDLPWKYGPTKVQLGTQATLDVPDGYAFLDPAGTKRLNELMENPPDASDTYTLAPTDMAWTAFFDYDDVGYVKDDEKLDPDDILASAKQGTEESNKERRSRGWETLTLVGWQNKPLYDTQFKSLTWAFLARTDRTHDDVVNYNARILGRSGVMNVVLVSDPKVLAKAVDDFKGTLGGFAFTPGQSYTDFHPGDRVAEYGLAALITGGVAAVAAKKGLFAVIGTFLAAAWKFILVGLAAAGGAIKRLFTRKRP, from the coding sequence ATGACCGTATTTGCAAGGAACTGGGCCGCCGCGCTGGCGCTTTTCGTCTTCACCACGCTCGCCCACGCCGCAGGCGTGTCCGACCTGCCGTGGAAGTACGGCCCGACCAAGGTGCAGCTCGGCACGCAGGCGACGCTGGACGTCCCGGATGGCTACGCCTTCCTCGACCCGGCGGGCACCAAGCGCCTCAACGAACTGATGGAAAACCCGCCCGACGCGTCCGACACGTACACGCTGGCGCCGACCGACATGGCGTGGACGGCGTTCTTCGATTACGACGACGTGGGTTACGTCAAGGACGACGAGAAGCTCGATCCCGACGATATTCTCGCCTCGGCAAAACAGGGGACCGAGGAAAGCAACAAGGAGCGGCGTTCGCGCGGCTGGGAAACCCTGACCCTGGTCGGCTGGCAGAACAAGCCGCTTTACGACACGCAGTTCAAGTCCCTGACCTGGGCCTTCCTGGCGCGGACGGACCGCACGCACGACGACGTGGTGAACTACAACGCGCGCATCCTCGGTCGCAGCGGCGTCATGAACGTGGTGCTGGTGTCCGATCCGAAGGTGCTGGCGAAGGCGGTCGACGACTTCAAGGGTACGCTGGGCGGGTTCGCCTTCACGCCCGGGCAGTCGTACACGGATTTCCATCCCGGCGATCGCGTGGCCGAGTACGGCCTGGCCGCACTCATCACGGGCGGCGTGGCGGCCGTGGCCGCAAAGAAGGGCCTGTTCGCCGTGATCGGCACCTTCCTGGCCGCCGCGTGGAAATTCATCCTGGTCGGCCTCGCCGCCGCGGGCGGCGCGATCAAGCGGCTGTTTACGCGCAAGCGCCCGTAA
- a CDS encoding VOC family protein — protein MSKQVFINLPVADLPKSVAFFTALGFSYNPQFSNDDGACFIVSDTIYIMLTTHARFRDFTPKAVCDTSEAVEVLISIGCDSREEVDQLVAKALAAGATTYDEPEDLGFMYSHSFVDLDGHGWGVLHLSGTPG, from the coding sequence ATGAGCAAGCAAGTCTTCATCAACCTGCCGGTCGCCGACCTGCCGAAATCCGTGGCCTTCTTCACGGCGTTGGGCTTCTCGTACAACCCCCAGTTCTCCAATGACGACGGGGCCTGTTTCATCGTCAGCGACACGATCTACATCATGCTGACGACCCACGCGCGCTTCAGGGACTTCACGCCCAAGGCTGTCTGCGATACGAGCGAGGCCGTGGAGGTGCTGATCTCCATCGGTTGTGACAGCCGCGAGGAAGTGGACCAACTGGTTGCCAAAGCGCTTGCCGCCGGCGCCACCACCTACGACGAGCCGGAAGACCTCGGCTTCATGTACTCCCACAGCTTTGTCGATCTGGACGGCCATGGGTGGGGTGTGCTGCACCTGAGCGGCACGCCTGGTTGA
- a CDS encoding DUF5694 domain-containing protein, which produces MIVGVSHMDNPGHDLHNMKHDDVLQPGRQAEIVALTQDLARFKPTQVAIEQDKAPANDKYAAYLADTLPPSRNERVQLGFRLAKLAGLTTIQGIDADGDFPYPPVKAYAESRGLGPLLAKQNADIDRQITAESKLLAEKGIAAELRYLNDPARLKNDNAFYRTMLRIGADDTQPGADLLTGWYRRNFLICAKLLQVAQPGDRIVVFYGAGHAFLLRQCVEETPGFRLVEPNDYLKPS; this is translated from the coding sequence ATGATCGTCGGCGTCTCCCACATGGACAATCCCGGCCACGACCTGCACAACATGAAGCACGACGACGTGCTGCAGCCCGGCAGGCAGGCCGAGATCGTGGCACTGACGCAGGACCTTGCCCGATTCAAACCGACCCAGGTCGCCATCGAGCAGGACAAGGCGCCGGCCAACGACAAGTATGCGGCTTATCTTGCCGACACCCTGCCCCCTTCACGCAACGAACGGGTGCAGCTTGGTTTTCGCCTGGCCAAGCTGGCGGGCCTCACGACCATTCAAGGCATCGATGCCGACGGCGACTTTCCCTATCCGCCCGTCAAGGCGTATGCCGAGTCGCGTGGCTTAGGTCCGCTGCTTGCGAAGCAGAACGCGGATATCGATCGGCAGATCACCGCGGAATCGAAGTTGCTCGCCGAAAAGGGGATCGCCGCGGAGCTTCGCTACCTCAACGACCCCGCCCGACTGAAAAACGACAATGCGTTTTACCGGACGATGTTGCGCATCGGTGCGGACGACACCCAGCCCGGTGCGGATCTGCTCACGGGCTGGTACCGTCGCAACTTCCTGATCTGCGCGAAGCTGCTTCAGGTCGCCCAACCGGGGGACCGGATCGTGGTGTTCTACGGCGCGGGACACGCCTTCCTGCTGAGGCAATGCGTCGAGGAAACACCTGGATTCCGGCTCGTCGAACCGAACGATTACTTGAAACCTTCATGA
- a CDS encoding PepSY domain-containing protein, producing the protein MGMIVPLAVRRRAAPDMKITFLPLIFAAFCVALPVAAQAEQSLTLEQAVSKVQKETGGKVLSADTRLVERGRITEYRVKVLTLDGHVRVVPVRTETAKPLDLSAGDNKEKH; encoded by the coding sequence ATGGGCATGATCGTGCCACTTGCCGTCCGCCGTCGTGCCGCGCCAGACATGAAAATCACGTTTCTTCCGCTAATTTTCGCCGCGTTCTGCGTCGCGCTGCCCGTGGCTGCCCAGGCGGAACAGTCGCTGACGCTCGAACAGGCCGTTAGCAAGGTGCAGAAGGAAACCGGGGGGAAAGTGCTGTCGGCGGATACGCGGCTCGTGGAGCGCGGCCGGATCACCGAATACCGGGTCAAGGTGCTGACGCTGGACGGTCACGTCCGCGTCGTCCCCGTCCGAACCGAAACCGCCAAGCCCCTGGACCTCAGTGCCGGGGACAACAAGGAGAAACATTGA
- a CDS encoding helix-turn-helix domain-containing protein encodes MPLSNRQNMRRLARSKLDKTGSWLRENLTVLRAAPHGGWVASIRDALGMSQADLAQRMGQSQSALAKLEMSERAGTAQLDSLRRAAHAMDCELIVLMVPRQPLQNSVDRRRLEVYSELYDKAAVHMKLEDQSMSPELMQVMLRDAEESIPDNVLWRKSGLG; translated from the coding sequence ATGCCTCTCTCAAATCGCCAGAACATGCGGCGTCTCGCACGCTCGAAGCTCGACAAGACCGGGAGCTGGCTACGGGAAAACCTCACCGTGCTGCGGGCCGCACCGCATGGCGGATGGGTAGCCAGTATCCGCGACGCACTGGGTATGTCCCAAGCCGATCTGGCCCAACGCATGGGCCAGAGCCAGAGTGCCCTAGCCAAGCTGGAAATGAGCGAACGGGCCGGAACCGCACAGTTGGACAGCTTGAGGCGTGCAGCTCACGCTATGGATTGCGAACTGATTGTCCTGATGGTGCCCCGGCAGCCCCTGCAAAATAGTGTGGATCGACGCCGCCTGGAGGTTTACAGCGAGCTTTACGACAAAGCCGCAGTCCACATGAAGCTTGAGGATCAATCGATGTCTCCCGAGCTGATGCAGGTCATGCTGAGGGATGCCGAGGAATCGATTCCGGACAATGTGCTGTGGCGGAAGTCGGGTCTTGGTTGA
- the dusA gene encoding tRNA dihydrouridine(20/20a) synthase DusA — MPVIEPTAFRLTVAPMMDWTDRHCRYFHRLLSPHARLYTEMVTSAALVRGNQLRLLEHSHEEHPVALQLGGSDPVELAKAAVMGAAAGYGEINLNVGCPSDRVQSGKFGACLMREPALVGECVRAMADVVDVPVTVKCRIGVDDQDAYEDLQRFTTTMVEAGVGILVVHARKAWLEGLSPKENREIPPLDYERVYRLKREFPQLTVVINGGITTVEAVREHLARVDGVMLGRAAYHDPFVLARLEADLYGTPLPERAEVLERMRIYIEAELARGTQLKHITRHILGLFQGEPGARGFRRQLSEGAHLPGADWRLIEAAMAPLRQAA, encoded by the coding sequence ATGCCCGTCATCGAACCCACCGCCTTTCGCCTCACCGTCGCCCCCATGATGGACTGGACGGACCGCCACTGCCGTTACTTCCACCGGCTGCTGTCTCCGCATGCGCGCCTCTACACCGAGATGGTCACCAGCGCGGCGCTGGTGCGTGGCAACCAGCTGCGCCTGCTCGAGCACAGCCACGAGGAACACCCCGTGGCCCTGCAACTGGGCGGCAGCGACCCGGTGGAGCTGGCCAAGGCCGCGGTCATGGGCGCGGCGGCGGGTTACGGCGAGATCAACCTCAACGTGGGTTGCCCGTCGGATCGGGTGCAGTCCGGCAAGTTCGGCGCCTGCCTGATGCGCGAGCCGGCCCTGGTCGGCGAGTGCGTCCGGGCCATGGCCGACGTGGTGGATGTGCCGGTCACGGTCAAATGCCGCATCGGCGTGGACGACCAGGATGCCTACGAGGACCTGCAGCGCTTCACCACCACCATGGTCGAGGCCGGCGTGGGCATCCTGGTGGTCCATGCGCGCAAGGCGTGGCTGGAAGGCCTCAGCCCCAAGGAGAACCGGGAGATCCCGCCGCTGGACTACGAGCGGGTCTACCGTTTGAAGCGTGAGTTCCCCCAGCTCACCGTCGTGATCAACGGCGGTATCACCACGGTGGAGGCGGTGCGCGAGCACCTGGCCCGGGTGGATGGCGTGATGCTGGGGCGGGCGGCCTACCATGATCCCTTCGTGCTGGCCCGCCTGGAGGCCGACCTCTACGGCACGCCGCTGCCCGAGCGGGCCGAGGTGCTGGAACGCATGCGCATCTATATAGAGGCCGAACTGGCCAGGGGCACCCAGCTCAAGCACATCACCCGGCACATCCTGGGGCTGTTCCAGGGCGAGCCCGGCGCGCGCGGTTTCCGCCGCCAGTTGAGCGAGGGCGCGCACCTTCCCGGCGCCGACTGGCGACTGATCGAAGCCGCCATGGCACCTTTGCGGCAGGCCGCCTAG
- a CDS encoding response regulator transcription factor, with protein MRILLVEDEAPLRETLAARLKRDGFAVDAAQDGEEGLYLGREVPFDLAIIDLGLPKLSGMDLVKALREHGQRYPILILTARGSWQDKVEGLKHGADDYLVKPFHVEELLARINALVRRASGWSKPVLACGPIKLDTTAQTVTVEGRQVDLTSYEYKVLEYLMLHAGELVSKADLTEHIYQQDFDRDSNVLEVFIGRLRRKLDPESALKPIETVRGRGYRFAIPRNEADED; from the coding sequence ATGCGCATCCTGCTCGTTGAGGACGAGGCACCGCTTCGCGAGACCCTCGCCGCGCGCCTGAAACGCGATGGCTTCGCCGTCGACGCGGCCCAGGACGGCGAAGAGGGGCTCTACCTCGGCCGCGAGGTGCCCTTCGATCTGGCCATCATCGACCTGGGGCTGCCCAAGCTTTCGGGCATGGACTTGGTCAAGGCGCTGCGCGAGCACGGCCAGCGCTACCCGATCCTGATCCTCACGGCGCGCGGCAGCTGGCAGGACAAGGTCGAAGGCCTCAAGCACGGCGCCGACGACTACCTGGTCAAGCCGTTCCATGTCGAGGAGCTGCTGGCCCGCATCAATGCGCTGGTCCGCCGCGCCAGCGGCTGGTCCAAGCCGGTGCTGGCCTGCGGGCCGATCAAGCTCGACACCACGGCACAGACGGTTACCGTCGAAGGCCGTCAGGTCGACCTGACCAGCTACGAGTACAAGGTGCTGGAATACCTGATGCTGCACGCGGGTGAACTGGTCTCCAAGGCCGATCTCACCGAGCACATCTACCAGCAGGACTTCGACCGCGATTCCAACGTGCTGGAGGTCTTCATCGGCCGCCTGCGCCGCAAGCTGGACCCGGAAAGCGCGCTCAAGCCGATCGAGACCGTCCGCGGTCGCGGCTACCGTTTCGCCATTCCGCGGAACGAAGCCGACGAAGACTGA